From a region of the Paenibacillus lutimineralis genome:
- a CDS encoding SMI1/KNR4 family protein, whose product MKNRHQRIDAVIEKMQEVLEATRGQDPEFYAKYPMRLITEAEEHDIRAVTEKWRLPDEYLYFLQHYVSESLGWSTDEYINLDIYGARDIVQGQLGYSYNPVKNEVILEWPHSYLVIASDEGDPYCIDLSRGDTAIYTAEHGTGSWDFDIAYDNLEEFLHSVLLPRSSGEWETDETEEYNYYKVSITGEGNDKIKTLLFIKKTFSCDYSQAKVYLGALPLQVFKGIESCAMKIEADLKKIGADYELRQIGFGEFISAD is encoded by the coding sequence TTGAAGAATAGACATCAAAGGATTGATGCTGTTATAGAGAAGATGCAAGAGGTGCTGGAGGCGACACGTGGACAAGATCCGGAATTTTATGCCAAGTATCCGATGCGTCTGATTACTGAAGCAGAAGAACATGATATACGTGCTGTGACTGAGAAATGGCGCTTGCCTGATGAATACCTATATTTCTTGCAGCATTATGTCTCCGAATCGCTTGGTTGGAGCACGGATGAATATATCAATCTTGATATTTACGGTGCCAGAGACATCGTGCAGGGTCAATTGGGATACAGCTATAATCCCGTGAAGAATGAGGTTATCCTGGAATGGCCGCACAGCTATCTAGTCATTGCTTCGGATGAAGGAGACCCTTATTGCATCGACCTATCCAGAGGGGATACCGCTATATATACTGCAGAGCATGGGACAGGCTCTTGGGATTTCGACATTGCCTATGACAACCTGGAAGAGTTCCTTCACAGCGTCTTACTGCCGCGCAGCTCTGGGGAGTGGGAGACCGACGAGACTGAAGAGTACAACTATTATAAAGTATCCATTACAGGCGAAGGCAACGATAAGATAAAGACGCTGTTATTCATTAAAAAGACCTTCTCCTGTGATTATTCACAAGCGAAAGTCTATTTGGGCGCCTTGCCTTTACAGGTTTTTAAAGGAATTGAATCATGTGCTATGAAAATAGAGGCTGATTTGAAAAAAATCGGTGCAGATTATGAGCTGCGCCAAATTGGTTTTGGGGAGTTTATTTCCGCAGATTAG